In Lathyrus oleraceus cultivar Zhongwan6 chromosome 2, CAAS_Psat_ZW6_1.0, whole genome shotgun sequence, the DNA window CAGCGTAAACGTTGGCATATGATTGGATCTAAAGCTAATATTTTTCAGAGACCTATATAATAACATATTAAAAGGACCGTCAAAGTTTCATCTAAATAATTCACGATTTATTTTGATTTTTCGATCTAAACACATATATATGTGTTTCGatcaaaaattcaaaataaatCGATACTTATTCCTAATGACATGAAACTTTTCATATTCATTTTATATATTATTAGATAGGTCTCAGAAAAATATCATCTCAAAACTCAATCATATGTCAACCTTTGAATTCGTTTTGTTTCGTGGAATATCGGTGTTAAAAAATTCATATTTGACCTCAagtaaaaaaaatcaatttttttttgtGAGAGATTCTTAAAAGGTTATAAAGTTTGATGCAAAAAATCATGAAAAAACCGAATTTTAGGTCATAAGAATGGTAGCTAGGAATTATCTACAAATTTTGGGTTTATTTATGATGTTCATCTTAGCGACGGGTTTAGCGACAGATTTTTTGTcattataattttaattaatttaaaaaataaaaatggaagTGTTAAGAGTCCCAAATCGGGCAATATATGGCATTAACATGTGTTTATAAATGGGGGCAATCTTCACTCTATCAACCGGTTTTGTAGGGGATCAAAAAtatatatgaaaaatattatgATGACtattctttgaagaattttttagaggaaataaaaattaaaatgatcATATTTAGAGGAATTATAAACATAATTAACTCTATTCTTTTTGGTCCCTTACTTTTACTTTAGATCCATTTTAGTCCATTAATTTTTAAAAAGACAAATGTAGTTCTTTATGTCTTCAAATGACATTGTTTAAATCATTTCCGTTCCATTCTCACAAACAACGTCTACTTTTGCATATTCCTTATAGTTGACTTTTGCGTCAAAAAGATTCTTCAAAAATATGGGCTATTAGGAATTCTTCAAAAAGATTCTTTAGAATTTGAATGCATTCTTACATGTATTTCACGCCCTTTCCCATTTGACTATTTCAGCTTTGAAGGAATTTCAATTTTCAAGTTAAGTGAATGAAATGTAACTTTGTAATAGTGATGATCACATGGTTAATAGCACCAATTTTACATCTAGAGTCATGATTTCAAAGTGCGCGAGCTTGTCTAATACGACTTTGAAGCTTTTTGGTGATATATTTACCTTAATTTAAAAGGGAATTACTATTTGCACCAAAATTTTTACTTATACATCTTTTTTATTTTGGATTTTTGAGTATAACACcttattttagattttttttcaaATACATAGAACACTTATATGTTTTTCTAAAAATTTATAATTATAGTTTTGATCCACTATTTTCACCTACACATAAGATTGGTTCTCTCATTTTAAAGAAAAGCTTAAATGAAGTTTTGATCCCCTTTTATCATTTGTCTAAATTTTTAATCCCTCTTTAAAAAAAACTGGTTTTAAATCCCTTGGTTTAAATTTTTTGGGATATTTTTGATCCCTTGTTCAGATTTGTCTATCTGTCATGTTCATCAATGATGTGACAAATGAAATATTAATCCAAACTAAAATAGAAGTGTCATgttatttaaaaatattttatattttatttataataaaagatttagaaaaaaattaaaacaaaacaatATATAATCCTTCCTCAAACTTGATTCAGCTCCTTCCACAAACATTTTCctcaaattaaaaaaaaaacttagCCCATAAAGAGAGATCGAACCAGTTGTGTATCAGGCTTCCCCCAACCAAAATCAATCTCATAAACAACATGTTTAGGTGATCCTGCAACCACTACAACAGACTTACCATGTTTCGATAATTCCCTGTAACGAGACATCATCATTTCAGCTCCTAATAAAGCATTACTCTTAAAATCTCTTATCTTGGTTTCAATACCATTTGCAGCAAGAACAATCTCATTTGGTAATGAAAGTTCACTACTACCACGACAATCTGCAAGAATCACAAAGTTGCAGAgatcaacatcaacaacaacacaatCATCTTGATCCATTTTTCTTTCGCCATGCTCCGATTTTACCATACAAAACCAAATCAAGGAACTTGTTACAACAAAAGTTGACAGATGTTGTGTTCTATGACTGTCTTTACATTCATTAGTAACCcatttcttcaaattctgaaCTTGTTCATAGCTCAAAACCAAAGTTGTTCGCACCTTGTTAACATAAGAATCTGATACCCGCAAATTCCATGTTTTTCGAATCAGAATCTTGTAGTTCTTGTAAGTTTTTTTTTCCAAGTTCATTGTAATCGAATCACAATCAAGTTTAGATTTAAGATTATATGTTATGAATCAGATTTCAAAAGTATTGGATTGTAAGCTCCCAAAGAGGGAGGATAAGGCAATGTAGAGGGATTGTTTCGTGACCGTCACAAAAAAATTATAGCAAGCTTCAGACATGTCATTTCTAAGTCAAGTGTTGACTGTGAAAAAATCTACATTAAAAGAATCTAAAATATGTCATAGATTTTTGAAGTCATTAATCATCATTGTTGGTTTAGAATGATGAAAATAACAGTTCTCCAGTTAAAACTATCTTTGAGCACATTTTATGTGTAAAAATTAGTTAGTGATTTCATTTGTCATCAATATATATTTACAGAGTGAGCACCAAGAACAATCTAAAAGAATGAGGAGAAAAATGAAAACTAACTAAAAATTCAATGTACACAGATATATGGCAGGGACATTCCTTCATGCAGAAGGCCAGTTCCACCAAATGAGAGCTTCTCAGGACTTAATAGGGCTGAAATTGCTTGAAAATTTCCCTATATGAGACCATAACATGCTTCCAAGTGAAAATTTTCGCTTATCCTCTACGGTACCGTTGTTTTCACTCACTACTGACGAGGACGATGATGATGATCGAGAAAGCCCACAAGGACACTTGTGATCAATAACCATGTCGACGGATCCACCACACTCTTTTCTCAACAATTCTACTATTTTTGGATTCACTTCAATATTTAAAGGATCTGTGACATAGAATGTTCCCACTACATTCTCTCCTCGTGTTACAATCTCAACTCTTGGTATTGACAATCCATTTTTCTGAATCACTCCGGTTGCTTTCGATAGTAAACCCATTCTATTTTGAGTGCAAATGTCAACCCTTAAACCCTGCACCATAACATATATAAAGATCACTATCTGTACATTATTATGATATAAAAAGGAAAATACAAGAGAAACATTAATACTGTCTTTTATAGGACTTACGTGCGAGACTCTACGCTCTATTGCAGCTATAATGCATAAGACGAGCTTTTCCCTCTCGCTTTGTGTTCGAAGAGCTAAACTATTCATCTTGTGCCTTATAAAGTACTCCTGCAAAAAATGTATAGATACAAAACGAATTATAGGTCCGTCTTATAATTTAGGTTGAACTGAACTCTTTTTGTGTTTCCCATAGTTCCTATTCTATCTATACATTGCAATAGACTAGTTTTTTCTGCTAAACTCAGGATGTTAACTCTAACATTATATAATCAGATTGAACCTTATGAGATAATGTAGTACCTGATTGGCTATGGATTTCTTGGAACTAATAGCGGCGTGAAACACTACATAATGCATGTCCCTTAGAACACATACTGTATCGAACAACAATTTAGGACGATCCTTACAAATCACATTCACCACCCAATACCCTCTGTCCTCGCATCTACTAATAGACACATGAGTCCCATCACACCCCCTTTTGTGCTCTCCTGTATTATATCCATGACAAGGGCAACAGCCCTCGTAATCCCTGTCCGCGTACATTAGCTGGTGAAGCCTCCGTTCGGTGTGTGTGCGCCCGGTGGCAAAGTTTCTCAACCTCACATTGTTTCTGTCTCCATTCACACCACGGGCCTGCACGACAGTCTCCAGCTCTTCCTTCACATGGGCCAGCCTCTTAGGGTCCTTGATCGGCCCAGGTTTGGATTCTTCTTCTACGTAAATTATGCAGGCTGCCCTTCGATTATGGGTCCACGCTGTTGCTGAGGTGACATTACAGCCCATGTCCACTAGCACAGCTGATATTTCAGATAACAGACCCGGTCTATCCATCCCACTCATCTCCAACGCTGTGTTCTCGGTTGACACATTTAGTTTTGTGTAATATGACTCTAATTCCTCGCAGCTTTCGAGTTCTGTTTCATCATCTATGTCCTCTTTTGCTTTTGTGTCGCATAGTTCCTGTGAACATAAACACATATCTTAGTTTAATGTCATATCAGTAACTTTAAACTTACTTATTTCCTAATTTGAAAAGTTAAAGACTTGGATAAGAAGAGACAAAAGAAAAAAACCTTCTCGATTTTTTGCATGAGGTTATTGTCAGTGACCTTATTGCCAGCTTGATCAGTGACGTGGAACACTGCACCACACAACTTGTATATCAGAACATGACAAAAGTAGCTTTTTGATAATAATTTGCTCAATTAAATATAAACACATGTGTAGGTTTCGGACACCGGCACTAGAGACAATTTTACAGAGGTGTTGGTGCTACAGAGAGAAAAGAAAgggatagatagatagataaagACGGACCATCCATAAACCATCCACCATCAGAAGAAATGTATGACTTGGAAATGACTAGATCAAGATCTGTCAACACCTGTACCATCTCCAACAATATCCCATACTTGTTTGCACTATCAACCTGTCAAATTGTATGTCGGTAACAACATACAATTTaataatcataaaataaaataaatattacTAAGTCGTTATAAGAAAATAAAGCTAAAAAAGCTTAAAAGCTTAAGCTATTTCATTATTTTGGCCAGTGCTAATTTTGTCAAGATATATGAATATCGAACCTTGAGAACAGTACAGTCTTTGCAAGAATTATTGTCTATACAAACCCTGGAAACAGAAAATTAAATGCGTATTCATTATACCTAATTTACAATTAATTAGCATGAACATTCAAATGAAACAgaatatataaattaaataaaaaaaaggTGTTGTTACCTGGGAGGATGTAATCTTTCCGTAAGCGTTTCAATCTCCCTATTAACACGAGAATGAAAAAGTGTTTCCATTATTCTTTCTAATTTGTGATAACGcaggaagaagaagaagaagaactGCTTATATATCTACATATGAATCAAGATTgacatcatcatcatcatcatcatcatgataGGCTGTATAGTTTTGAAATGTTGAAAGCATAAGGTCAAAGAATTAATGTAGAAAAAACGTAATCTTATTGAGGGAAATGAAAAATATGAGGCGGTGAAGAATTACCTGTTAGGTGATGAGGAAGAGGAAGAATTAGAGAGAGAATTGTGAAATCTTGATTTTTCTAATTTTGGCTCCGCGGAAAGACCAGGGTTGTTTATTGTTGCGGCTATATATATAAGAGTTACCAAAGCGCGGGCATAACGGGATGGCAGTTTCTTATTCTTTTGTGATACTAGTTTGTGATGGGATATAAAATAGGGAATCTAATATAAAATTCGAGAGACTGTGTGTGGAATCACGGGGTTTCGTTCAGATACTCACACATGTCTCTGGGCACGAGAAAATAGAAGTATTCTACGTTCACACAAGGCCATATCAATATACAAATAGGCTAGGTCATATAATTCAAACGACCTAATCTCTACGTGTGAGTGTAGAATACTTGCATATCTATTATTGTGTTAGAAGGCAGAAATTCAAATatataaaaaagagaaaaattgATTATGAAATAATTTCAATTAAATGGATTGATATACTCGTTGATGGTAAAATCAATTGCAATTAAAGTGATTTATATAATTTCTCGAATAGAAATATTTCTTTCTAAAATGGTTGGTTTTTCAATAACACtattataaatattatattttttatgaCAACATATTAGAAAAAGTTGagataattttttttaaaatattctatttttttaatatataCAATATATTATGTCGGTTATTTTAAAAATCGAGAGATAAATTTATTCAGTGAATCCCGacaatttttaatatttttataatttaaaaaaatactATTTTTTCTCGATTTTCTTTTTAATCGAGGTGAATATGTTTCTATGATATATATAGTTTTAGCTTGTAGCATTTAATTTAATTTGTCTAAACAACACAAATAAAATCCTAATGAAAAGTCCTTAACAAAAGAGTCATATACAACGAAAATCATAAACACATATTATCTTCAATACAAAAATGCTATGTGTTTAAGACTCTTGTTACTTCTTCGAAGATCTAAATCATTctcttttacttcttcttcagAGCTAATACGTCAACCATCAATACTCATATTGTTATTGTTATCTTCTTCAGAGATTTGGTACGTCAAACATCACTACTCatattgttgttattgttgttgttatgttgTTGAGATCTGAAACCCTAgagattttctcttctttttgCTGTTTAAACAGATTTATGTTATAAGTttgttgattttgttgttgttctTATTGTTGAGACTCGAGATCCTAAACCATAAAGGTTTAATCTTATTATTGTTGCTAATTAAACAAATTTATGTTATATATTTATTGATGTTGTTGAGACCCTAAATCACAGAGGTTGTTGATTGTTTTTTTTGTGTTGTCATTTAATGGAAGTTGTTGATTTCGAGTTGAGTTTATTAAATATATATGTTGTAGTTTAattgttgttattgtttttgAGTTTGAGATTGATATTGATATTGAGATTATGTTTTTTTATGATTCTTTGTACAACTCTCATCTTATTCCGTCGAATTGCGTTTACTATATCTAATGTCGATCGTTTGTTTCGCTAACTCCTCTTTGAACATATAATTTATCAAATTGATTTTGGAAATAATCATATGAAAATTTATATTGTATTAGAAATATACCTTAACTCCAAAAGTTGTTAAACCCTTAACTTCAGTACCATTGTTATCTCTCATCACAACTCCCGCTATAGTTCGATCTTCTCATTCTTTCCAGCTACCATCAATATTTAGAACAATAAGATCCTCCCTAAATTAATGACAAGCCCTCAAGTGCACAACTTCAATATCAATATGCTTGTGAAGGATACCTTTAGCATATCGGCGTGAAGGTGTATAATGTTAATAATAAGAATTTTGAAATATTTGAAATTGAACCTAAGGAGCTTAAGCTCAATTTGCATTGATAATGTTCTTATATACAAGAGGTAGCTTGTGATGCAAGCAACAAATAAACAATAACTAACTAACCACTATAATTGTAAAAACAATTATGTATTACAGTAATAATATGACTCAATACCCTCTCAAGCTAGAGCATAGTTAATTGATATTCTCAACTTAGACAAGATAAGGGAAAATGAATGATGATCGAGGGGCTTGGTTAATATATCAACAAGTTAGGAAGAACTTGGGATAAATAATAATTGGAAGAGTTTGCATTGAGTTTTTCTCGCATGACATGACAATCAATTTCAATATGTTTCGTCTTTTTATTAAATGTAGCATTTGCTACAATGTGACGTGTTGATTGGTTATCACAATAGAGGAGTGCAGGAGAGATGAAATCAAGTAATAAATATGTTAACCATTGTAATTCACAAATAATTGATGCAAGTGCCTGATACTCAACTTCAAAAGAGAATTTAAAAACTGTTAGCTGCTTTTTGGATTTCCACGAGATGAGAGAATCACCTAAAAAGATGCAGAAGCCTGTGATGGAGCATCTCGTATCAATGCATGATACCTAATCAGAGTCACTAAAAACTTTGAGTTAAATTGTTAAGGTGGAAGGAAAAAACAAGGATTGGGGAAGAGATTGCTTGATGTATTTAAGAACCTTATAGACAACCTGTAGATGAATTATTATGGGAGATGGCATGAATTGACTGAGTTACTGAACTGAAAACTTAGGTAAAGTCTAGTGGTGCACAAGCAAATTAAACGGCCAAAGAGGTAGGTACAGTGGGAGGTGAGTCATCAATAAATGTGTACTTGTGTGATTTTGTCATGTGAGTAGGAGATATTTTTCCAACAAGAAGACATGTGTCAGGAGTAACTTGAGAGCATACTTTCATTGACAAATGGAGACGCCAAGAGGAGAGCGCATTACCTCAAGTTCTAGAAAGAATTATAGATTGCCAAGAACCCTGATTTTGAAATTGGTGTCAAGGATAGTTTTAGATTTTGAATTTCATCAATGTCATTTCCAGATATCATCAAAACATCAACGTAAATGAGGAGGAGGATGAACTTGTGGCCATTCAGTTTGGTGAAAAGAGAATGATATGAGGTTGATTGCTTGCAATGCATGGAAATGAGCAATAACGATAATTTTCAAGAGCCATTGTTTGCTAGCCTATTTTAATCCATATAGGGACTTTTAAAGCTTTCAAACATGGTTGGGATTTGATGGAGTTAAGCCTATAGGTGGTGTCATGTAAACTTCTCCATCCAAACCTTTATGTAGGAATGCGTCGTTATCATCTAGTTGGATCAGGTGCCAATTCTAAGCGGCAACAATGGCTAGAAGAAGTCTGTCAGTTATCATCTTAGCAGTTGGTGAAAAGGTATCCATGTAATAGATTCCTTTAGTTTGTGTGTAATATTTTGCTACCTTCCGGGTTTTGTATGTATTTATGGAGCCATCAACATGTCTCTTGATTTTGTACACTCATTTACATCCTATGTGTTTCTTATTTGGAGATAATAATGTCATTATCCAAGTGTTTGTATGTTGTAGGGCCTTTATTTGAGTAAGCGTAACCTAATTCCAACACACATGTTGAGAGACCTACTTAAAAGAGGTAGGTTCAGTTTGAAAGGTGATGGCAAAAATTTAATGATTGGAGATAGGAGAaagatgatgattgttgatgtaAGGTTTAATGAGGTACAATGTCATTAAAGAATTTGCATTAATGAAAAAAATAGTAATCAAAATGTCATTAAACAATTTGAATGTTTGGGGATTCAGGGGTGAAAATATTTTAAATGTTGAAGCGAAGGGAAGAAgattttttttgtattttaaaaGGGATTTTGGGATTCTATAGCCTAAAAAAAGTCTCAAGTTCAAAAATCTGAAAACACTTTTGTTAAAATAAGGGtttttgaaaaatttaaggatgacaaaagaagtttgaatataTCAAACTAACGAGGGTCTCATCCGTTTGATGCACAAATACAATAAGTTAATCAATAGTTTTATCCTATCATGATTCTCTAGTTGAAAATTTTATCTTAAGTTTAGGTGGATTAGAAGGAAGTCAGATAAGTTAAGAAAATAAGTTAGTAATTTATTTctaaaaatataattaaaaaattgaattaaatatgatatgaataaaataataaaaaattgattttaaattaaaaataaataataaatagCATAATTAGTCACAAAGTCTCTTAACTTAATTTAATGTTTCACTTTAGTCCCTTAACTAAAAAACGTTGCATAGTAGTCCCGTAAAAATGGTTATGTTAGTCAAATTGGTCATTGTCGTTAAATTTTATGAAAAACATTAACTTCGCGTACGTGGCATGACAACAAAATATTTGTTAATATACTAAGTCAACATATGAATTAAAAAAACTGATATTTTATTTAAATTGAAGAGATTTTGTTTTCGAATGTTAAAAATCCTGCAAATTGTTAATAATGTGTAAAAAAACACACATTGCTATCACAATAATCAACAAGTCCTCCCAAAACAGAGTAACCACTCAAACAATATaacataaaaaaacaaaaatcAGCTCAAAAGACAAAGCATTAGTTCTAATAACACTAGAAAAGTTGACAATCGAAATTACTTTCAACCCAACACTAATGCTTATTCCAGCATATTCGTGTAAGTATTATAGTTCCAccctgtcataccccaaaacttgacctccattttttattttttgtctAACGTTTTTATCAAGATTCATTTGCATACCATTCATGCCAATCTCATATGTGTCACACAAGCATCTTAACATCCATAAGCATCTTCATAGATTCAAAGGTTTATAGTGGGATTCATGGTATTGTATTCATGAGTATCAAGCTCAAACCCTAGCTCTTGCTTGTGGGATACTATTGGTTCTTGATCTAGTCCTAAACCCTAGGGCTAAGGGCATGTGATTGTGAGGTTGCTTCTTAAGCCTCGACACTTGTTCACCTTTCACCTTGATCATAGAAAATCCTAATGTGCTAAGGCACCTTGTTTAAGGCATTATGGATCATCTGGTCATTTTGTGGCCATATAAGCGTGCAAACCCTAGGTCTTTGGTcctttattatttttctattcATCTGTGACCTTGTGCTTGATtctcaaaccctaattcagaAGGTACGCCATGCTTTAGCCCTTATGGATCTTGCTTAATCATCCAATCACTTGTGGATTGCTCCATGCCCTAATTCTTGCTTTAAGGCCTTATTCTATTCCTTGCATTGATTGTGCTTGACTAAACCTTGGATATCATTTTCTTTGCTCGACTATTTGATTGTTCATGCTTTCATAGCCATGGCATCACATTGCTTCACACAGAAGTTTGCTTCCAGGTTTTTGCTTTGATTCCATCCATAAGTATATCATAGTCATGGAGATAATGTGCAATTCAAGCCATATGGTTTTTTAGCTTACAAGTTTTGATTGTCATTCATCCATTGGATTACATTTAAAAGACTCATCATAAGCATGATATTTTAAATTGCATCATATTTGCCTAAGTTAGCTTTTGGTCAACGGTTGACTTTTTGATCAACCAGTTGACTAAAGTCAACCAATCAAATTATTATCTTGCTAAACCTAACTTGTTATGTTTGCATACaatattcatttcatttcaatAATAATCAATTGATAACTAGACCTTGTTTTAGGTATTGACATTGTTTTTGTTCCATCTATTTTAACCAAATTCATGTAGAACTAAGGCATTGAACATTTGGTTTTCATTTCATAAAGGCATAACACAAATGGTGAGATTTGATTTCAATTGAAATCAAAAAGTTGTTTACAAGAGTTCATAAGCATTACACTATCATGCTACATATGTTA includes these proteins:
- the LOC127120502 gene encoding coumaroyl-CoA:anthocyanidin 3-O-glucoside-6''-O-coumaroyltransferase 1-like; its protein translation is MNLEKKTYKNYKILIRKTWNLRVSDSYVNKVRTTLVLSYEQVQNLKKWVTNECKDSHRTQHLSTFVVTSSLIWFCMVKSEHGERKMDQDDCVVVDVDLCNFVILADCRGSSELSLPNEIVLAANGIETKIRDFKSNALLGAEMMMSRYRELSKHGKSVVVVAGSPKHVVYEIDFGWGKPDTQLVRSLFMG
- the LOC127120501 gene encoding ACT domain-containing protein ACR1 isoform X1, which produces METLFHSRVNREIETLTERLHPPRVCIDNNSCKDCTVLKVDSANKYGILLEMVQVLTDLDLVISKSYISSDGGWFMDVFHVTDQAGNKVTDNNLMQKIEKELCDTKAKEDIDDETELESCEELESYYTKLNVSTENTALEMSGMDRPGLLSEISAVLVDMGCNVTSATAWTHNRRAACIIYVEEESKPGPIKDPKRLAHVKEELETVVQARGVNGDRNNVRLRNFATGRTHTERRLHQLMYADRDYEGCCPCHGYNTGEHKRGCDGTHVSISRCEDRGYWVVNVICKDRPKLLFDTVCVLRDMHYVVFHAAISSKKSIANQEYFIRHKMNSLALRTQSEREKLVLCIIAAIERRVSHGLRVDICTQNRMGLLSKATGVIQKNGLSIPRVEIVTRGENVVGTFYVTDPLNIEVNPKIVELLRKECGGSVDMVIDHKCPCGLSRSSSSSSSVVSENNGTVEDKRKFSLGSMLWSHIGKFSSNFSPIKS
- the LOC127120501 gene encoding ACT domain-containing protein ACR1 isoform X2, with translation MVQVLTDLDLVISKSYISSDGGWFMDVFHVTDQAGNKVTDNNLMQKIEKELCDTKAKEDIDDETELESCEELESYYTKLNVSTENTALEMSGMDRPGLLSEISAVLVDMGCNVTSATAWTHNRRAACIIYVEEESKPGPIKDPKRLAHVKEELETVVQARGVNGDRNNVRLRNFATGRTHTERRLHQLMYADRDYEGCCPCHGYNTGEHKRGCDGTHVSISRCEDRGYWVVNVICKDRPKLLFDTVCVLRDMHYVVFHAAISSKKSIANQEYFIRHKMNSLALRTQSEREKLVLCIIAAIERRVSHGLRVDICTQNRMGLLSKATGVIQKNGLSIPRVEIVTRGENVVGTFYVTDPLNIEVNPKIVELLRKECGGSVDMVIDHKCPCGLSRSSSSSSSVVSENNGTVEDKRKFSLGSMLWSHIGKFSSNFSPIKS